The sequence ATCAAATGGTGTgcgtaaataataattttaaacagagacatctATTATTTCATAcatttgtatatgtttatttagTATAACTTATTTGTTTGCGCCATTTTGGTTCAAATCAAATTTTGTACTCTCTTTCACTTCAGAAAAGGAGGCCTGGAATTCGAAGTTTCTAAATTCAGTCATAAAGAGTTAAATCAACATAAGGTTAACTAAATGACAGAACCTTTAAATTGTGGAGTTAAGGAAAAGTGCTGATTAGTGTGTTTGCATTTGTTCCATGTTACAGAAACCCTTGGGGGGCGTTCAAAGAAAATTCATCCTGAGAATCAAGGGAAAACAGAGGCTGCTAAATCGGCTAAAAGAGGCTGTGGAAACTCATAAGGTCAGTTTAAAAGTTTTAATGAGAAAAGTTTTAAGGAAATTATAAGTCCTGCTCCTACTGAAACTCATTAAGAGCTGGTCTGATTATCTGTATTCTCCATCAGAGCTCTGCACAGACAGCAGTGGATGACTGTGAGAGGATCTTCACTGAACTCATCCAGTCCATTGAGAGAAGACGATCTGAGGTCACGCAGATGATCAGAGATCGAGAAAAGACTGAAGTGAGTCGAGCTGAAGGACTCTTGAAGAAACTGGAGCAGGAGATTGAAGATCTGAAGAGGAGAAACACTGAGCTGGAGCAGCTTTCACACACTGATGATCACATATATTTCTTACAGGTAGCAGTGATATGGAAAACTTGAACTTTAGGACCATCCTATTATCACAGAGAGGTCAGGTCATTGTATTCAATTCATTAGCGATGCAGTCAGATTTTCATTGTTTTGTCTTTATGGGCTTTTGCACCAGGTTATAAACTATAGGATTAGCCACCAGGCCAGTTCTCTAAGAACTAAATTTCCCATCTAACCATTTTCCTGATTGCATTCACACAGTCACTAGACATTTTTATGTAAGAGGCACAGACACAGATATAAGCATCCAACAAAATCAACCAGTGGAGGATGAGAGGGTTGGGTTTCTAATGTGTTGTGATAAAGaagatgaatataaatgtaaattttatgcAACTGAAAAAGCAAACAATTGGACTAAACCACAAACTAGTAGTGCTAAATATCCCCAAGGCTGAGCAAACAACACACGTTTCGCTAATGGATCTAGGAGTTATTAAACAAAAAGGCTCCTCCAGTGCTTATACACAGGATGACGTTACTGATTCAAATCTGTTCTGTTCTCTTTGTCTCCTGTAGAGTATCCCGGTTCTCTCTGTTCCTCCTGCATCCTCAGACATCAGTGTCAGTTCTTGCCACTCTTATGATGATGTGGGTAAATCCATCTCAGTGCTAAGAGAGAAACTTGACGACCTTTGTAAAAAGGACATACAAATAATGTTTGGTAAAGGTAAATCATACAGGTTTATTTGCTGTTAGTACTGCACTGTATTGGAAAACTCtaacattttgatattttgcTTTTCTATTCTGCTAAATCTATTGCAATATGCATACAATTTCCCCAGGTGGCTTGAGaagctctgtttggaaagaattcattaatTTAGACTGATTGGGATGACTCTGCAGAGGAGTGTATTTGCTTAAACTACAATAAACTAAATACGaggaaagataaataaataagagcaAAGATACAAGTGAAATAAACCTTGCTCTATGATTTTCTTGGGAGTCTAACAGAGTTCAGAATTcaagtaatcaaatgtaaaataacaatgtgTAGTCTACACGGAGCACATGGAGTCTCACagttgtcaaactcagttcctggagggctgcagctctgcacagtttagctccaagttccaaccctaattaaacactcctgatcaaactaatcgagtcctttaggcttgtttgaaacctacaggtaaagctgcggtcacactagtgACTAGTTTGAGCATGTAAAATTCTGCCGTATGGTGCTGCGaaagggggcgggattaaactatatgtatagacattaaaaaagtaagcgattgctccatattttacatttctgtccagagaggtcatgttttgattttgattggtctaacgcaatcatgtgatgcgatttcggaGGTCAGGGTTCACCAAGCTTAAATTTTCTagcgcagcaaactgcgaaaaacttgttgcacaagcttgcgtttctagtctgacgcatttgcttgagtatgaatggaagtctatgggcagaaaagtacagtgtgaccacagctttagtgtgttagaactaaactgtgcagagctgcagccctctaagaactgagtttgacaccactGGTCggcattgtgtaaataattcaatacaataAACCTTTATTGAAGTTACAAATGATACAATTACTTGTACGTAAAcactttaaactctcttgaaatgctcataCACTtgcaggccttaaaacacatgcaaatgataaacttccaCTCTATTGTGGTTAAATTctgcatgtgttttgacctgtgctTTCTGGTGAATTATAATCCCGACTCAACATTGCACAACCTGCGATGTGACAATTGCGCATGTTGAAATTGCACTATTAATGCTGATACAATGTATTGCGCAGCCGTATTTGTTATTTATCGTATTTTGACCACAAAAACAAAGAGAGAtaattatagaccatttcaatatggcGATATCATTGGTCCATAAACAGTTCCTGCATGTCTTAAAACTTTTTCAGATCTGTAACAAGAGGCGATTTagtcataactaggcccacacggaatctgcgctaacagaaatctgcagattttcagcccatcattgagtctatttatttagttgtgtgtaaatgtgtgtaaatttatatttattcagtttttaaattaatttcagtgataTTACTGACTCATATGAAAACGTTCATATAATTTACTTACaataaatatatgtacaatatACAGTTTGCcaagtaataatttctgtcttttagtagatatatggtagatgtattatatgggagacttgctttgtttaccaaataattggATCTAAAAGGATTTacattttaatcattaaataaaagtaaaaatatattatttttaatttaacatataCCAATatacccaaaatcattccacataaatccccagattttttacaatattctgcgcagaaatggcaaaaaatgtctgcagattctgtctggccctagtcataactAATTAAAAAAGTATGAACATGTGGAGCTttctggattctcagaagctttgGAACTGAAAGATCTAAAACAGGAAACACATTAGGAccgttgttattgtttacatccctcaaaatggtctatagaattATAAATGCAATTGGTTTAATATTGCCTTTACATGTGTTACACTCTATTTGTCTGTTGGTTTTGTTAGTTACATACATGGAGATTGTTGCCTCGTCTGGACTCAAAACAAGAGATGAGTTCTTGCAATGTAAGTATTACTAACAAAAAGCAAACACAAACTGTCAGACCAAACTGATCAATCCTCAAGAAATAATAATCCTGAATTCCAACATGTTCATATCAGGATTTAATTTTTCCTCTTCTCAATATGTAAAAGAAATATATGTATGTAGATCATTTTTGTTGCTCCGTTCAGATTCCTGTCATCTCACCCTGGATTCTAACACAGCACATAAATATCTCCGTCTGTCTGAAGGAAACAGAGTGGCTACTTTTATTGGAGCTGACCAGAGTTACCCCGCTCACCCGGACAGATTTCATGACTTTTcccaggtgttgtgcagagagagtgtgtgtggacgctgttattGGGAGGTGGAGTTGAGCGGGGAGGATGGAGTGGGAATATCAGtctcatataagagcatcagaaGAAAAGGAGAGAGTAATGATTGCGTGTTTGGATACAATGATCAGTCCTGGAGATTGTCCTGCTCTAACTCCAGTTATAAATTCAGACACAATAGCAATGTTGTTGATCTCCCTGTATCTTCCAGTTCCTCCAAAATAGGAGTGTATGTGGATCACAGAGCAGGAATTCTGGCCTTCTTCAATGTCTctgacacaatgagcctcatccacagAGTCCAGACAACATTCACTCAACCGCTCTATCCTGGGTTTGGGATTAATTTTGGATCAACAATGAAACTTCTATTGTTGAAGTCCTTATGATTTATAGGGTAATATAGAAATCCTAATGAATAATGCAGATAGGAAATGTGGTTAACAGCTTCCTCTATCTTATCTTTTTGGGTATTATCATTTCAATCCACGcgttattttttctttaaatgaaatTAGTTTAATGAGCTCATTAAATATCTCACATAACAATACAGGGGAACCCTATTGGATCTCTTTTCCTTTTGTTGTAATTGTAATTAAACACAATCCCGTAGGAGCTACTGATGCTTAGACACAGTTCACACAACACATACAAGCAATAGAGCTGTTTCCTTTTTAAGAAGAGAAGGGTTGTTTCTCCTTTAAGAAGAGGGGGTTAGGAGTTTTGAGAGTTTTGAAAGTGAGTGAAACCTGCCTCTGTGCATTTTTGTTAGCACAACATCTGCAATCCAGTGAATGTGTAAGAATTAGGTTCGTATAAGGTCTGAATtgtgtattaaatataaatgtgctgtcaaaacataattcaaaataatgcataattattttgattgattggggcttcacggtggcgcagtggatagcacgatcgctgcacagcaagaaggttgctggttcgagtctcggctgggtcagttggcatttctgtgtggagtttgcatgttctccctgtgttggcgtgggtttcctcagggtgctccggtttcccccacaagtccgaagacatgcgctataggtgaattgggttagttaaaaaattgtgtgtgaatgagtgtgtatgggtggatGTTTTTCCAatgatgcgttgcagctggaaaaaagggcatctgctgcataaacatatgctggatatgttggtggttcattccgctgtggcgaccccagattaataaaaggactaagccaaaaagtaaatgaatgaatgatgattggGGCATTTCATGCAATATTACACAAAGCATGTACAATAGGCCTGCCTACATAATATTTTGGACAGCTTAAATGAAAAGCATTATAGATTAAATCCAGAGATCATCAAATCACCTTCATCCCAATATAATCACAGCAATTTATTGCAGAACATTATAAAATTGTCTTATTGGACACCAAAGAAACgttttctcttaataagttatccTCAAGTCCCAATTGCAGCAGCAGGTTGGAACATTTATACATatggtgtgtgaatgtgagaaggGGGAtgagttttgagaaaaaaaactttattatagGAAAAGATATACCAGTGCAACCAGTTGTGCTAATTTTAAATGATGTTTGCAGTTTGGGTTTGACGGAGCGACAAAGAAAGGTCTGGTTGGCAGGACTAACATCTGCAAAAAAGATAATTGCGCAAAGATGGCTCACTCCGCATTCTTAATTTATTCAGTAGTGGCTATTTCTGTTTTGAAATATAGTATTGTTAGAACTTTCAACAGCCAGAATAAATAAAGCTAGGGCCTCAACTCTTGATGCGTGGAAAACGGCTGCAGACAAACTGGCAGAGAGACTCATGGATGATATAAATGAATGTGCAACAACCTGAATCTTTAACTCTCTGATAGTCTGCGtgaatttttactttatttagtttattactATGTTTGgatgtaaatatgtatgtgtgtgtacgtatatgggtagatatatatatatacatacatgtacagttgaagtcagaattattagcccccctgtttatttttttccccaatttctgtttaacggagagattttttctataaatttctaaacataatagttttaataactcatttctaataactgatttattttatctttgccatgatgacagtaaataatatttgactagatattttgcaagatactagtattcagctttaagtgacattaaaggcttaactaggttaataaggttaactaggcaggttagagtaattatgcaagttactgtataacgatggtttgttctgtagactatcaaagaaatatagcttaaaagggctaataattttgaccttaaaatgggttttaaaaataaaaaactgcttttattctagccaaaataaaactaataagtctttcttcagaagaaaaaaatattatcagacatactgtgaaaatttccttgctctgttaaacatcatttgggaaacattttaaaaaagaaaaaaaatcaaagggggctaataattctgacttcaactgtatgtatatgtgtttttttctgtttgtcttGATTGCAGTGCTGTTTGTGGGATGGCATGGACTTTGGCACTGCGGGGGTGTTTTTCTGGGTGAGCTGGGGAGGGGTTGAGGAGTggatcttgttttgtttattggaaAGACAATTTTAAAGATGCTGTGACCACTAAcatgtaaaatcaataaaaacttagtcacaaaaaataaaattgtctCATTGCAAGCTGCTGAAAAAAgcgttgcatgcaaaactgttgcaaactatttgtgttgaatttaaacaaactaattaaattgagcaatgttcaacttaatttgtttaaattcagcccaaataaattgtttacaaccactcaacgtaaaaatttttttgagtaaatccaaggaatcatctttgaatatttttttcagtggcaCTTGGCACAGCTTGAACAGAAATTGAAAGACTATGTGTGAGCGCCCTCTGATGGACATTTTCCACGCTCTACTTTCGATTTCTCGCAAAACCAGGAAACGCGTCGAAATGAGCCCAACAGAAACTTGATGACTTTGGCATATACCTTTTTGTGCATATGGTAATGGAGTGAATATATCAGTGACTCTGTGTTGTTCAACTTAATGTTTTCGATAGGCGATTGATTTGCTGATTGACCAACAGCACGTTTTGGGATTCTGAGCAAGAGAAACAGACTAAAATGCAATTGCAAAGCTCTTTCTTATAGGTGAGTTCAACCTTACAAACCgacaagaacaacaaaaaaacactttaaagctGTATAAAATACTTGGAAAATGGCAGATTCTAGTACTTCAGTTGTTGAGGATCAGTTCAGCTGTTCAATCTGTAAGGAACTCCTGAAGGAGCCAGTGACCATCCCCTGTGGACACAGTTACTGTATGAACTGCATTACTGACTGCTGGAATCAAGATGAGCAGAGGAGAGTTTACAGCTGCCCTCAGTGCAGACAAACCTTCACTCCAAGACCTGCTTTAAACAAGAATGTGGTGATGGCAGAAATGGTGGAGAATCTGAAGAAGACAGAATTAAGATCTCGTGTAAATTATGCTGAACCTGGAGATGTTAAGTGTGATGTTTGCGCTGGAAGGAAACGCAAAGCCGTCAAGTCATGTATGCTGTGTCTGAACTCTTACTGTGAAACCCATTTTGAATGCCATGAAGTCTTTCATTCAAGTAAGCGCCATAAAGTGACTGATGCCACTATACGAATCCAGGAGATGATCTGCTCTAAACATGACCGACTGCTGGAAGTTTACTGTCGGACTGACCAGAAGTGTGTATGTTTAATGTGTATGATGGATGAACACAAAAACCATGATACTGTTTCAGCTGAAGCAGAGAGGGCTGAGAAACAGGTATGAACACAAAACACTAAAGTTATGCAATGTCTTATATTAGGTAAAAAAATGCATCCTGTCTGTTCCCAGCaagcatttattgtttttaatagatgtctaatagacatctaaatatagtcgttttggctaaaacaaggctaaatttgggctgtcagtgaaaagctaatagacatctaagaataggtcaaaactagactagtcatcaaataaacagaaatgaattactACACATATGAAGTCTGTCTAATATGTCTATTTGAtggctagtctagttttgggttattcttagatgtctattaggatttcactgacagcccaagtttagccttgttttagccaagctgtctacgtttagatgtctattagacgtctattaaacaccaAGTTGTTTGCTGGTTCTGTGTGAAATCAAgttgtacaatgtttatttttctagcGTACATTGTTATGCTTTAGATGTACAATTAATCCGTGCTAgtaaatccactgaaaaaaaatgttttggtaatctttattACTAGAAAGCAATCattagaaaataatacaaaattagtAGACATGTTAGTAATAGTTAGTAGTTGATTATAGTACTTTATTATagagaaatttaaatatattggGGAAATTAAAAACATGTACTGTAAATTTCTTTATACATTTAATTCCTTGTGAACATGAGAACTTCTgatgttaattcatttatttatatatttgtttttagaatCAAGTTGGCGAAACACGAATACAATTACAGAACAGAATTCAGGAGAAGCAAAACAAGCTCCAGCAGCTGAGAGAGTCTGTAGAGATACATAAGGTGAGTTTTGACAGGAGATTCATGTAATGGAGTGAATGGCTTTATAGCTGAATGAAACTGTAAAGAAAGATTAGATAAATGTCAAGATGAAAAAACAAAATTTAAGGTTCTTACAAGACTTGTTTTTGTGTCCTACCAGAGCTCTGCCCAGACAGCAGTGGATGATTGTGAGAGGATCTTTACTGATCTGATCCGCTTCATTAAGAGACGAAGATCGAAGGTCACGCAGATGATCAGAGATCGGGAAAAGACTGAAGAGAGTCGAGCTGAAGGACTCTTGAAGAAACTGGAGCAGGAGATTGAAGATC is a genomic window of Danio aesculapii chromosome 2, fDanAes4.1, whole genome shotgun sequence containing:
- the LOC130247797 gene encoding tripartite motif-containing protein 16; this translates as MAEANVFWAKNQFICSVCLELLKEPVTIPCGHSYCMSCITDCWNQDEQRRVYSCPQCRQTFTPRPALNKNVMFAEIVEKLKMTKDLKVDPAPSYAESGDVECDVCTGMKYKAVKSCLMCLNSYCQTHLEQHDSFFKDKRHHLINATGRLREMICSKHDRLLEVYCRTDQKCICLLCTMDEHKNHDTVSAEAERAEKRKPLGGVQRKFILRIKGKQRLLNRLKEAVETHKSSAQTAVDDCERIFTELIQSIERRRSEVTQMIRDREKTEVSRAEGLLKKLEQEIEDLKRRNTELEQLSHTDDHIYFLQSIPVLSVPPASSDISVSSCHSYDDVGKSISVLREKLDDLCKKDIQIMFGKVTYMEIVASSGLKTRDEFLQYSCHLTLDSNTAHKYLRLSEGNRVATFIGADQSYPAHPDRFHDFSQVLCRESVCGRCYWEVELSGEDGVGISVSYKSIRRKGESNDCVFGYNDQSWRLSCSNSSYKFRHNSNVVDLPVSSSSSKIGVYVDHRAGILAFFNVSDTMSLIHRVQTTFTQPLYPGFGINFGSTMKLLLLKSL
- the ftr26 gene encoding tripartite motif-containing protein 16 encodes the protein MADSSTSVVEDQFSCSICKELLKEPVTIPCGHSYCMNCITDCWNQDEQRRVYSCPQCRQTFTPRPALNKNVVMAEMVENLKKTELRSRVNYAEPGDVKCDVCAGRKRKAVKSCMLCLNSYCETHFECHEVFHSSKRHKVTDATIRIQEMICSKHDRLLEVYCRTDQKCVCLMCMMDEHKNHDTVSAEAERAEKQNQVGETRIQLQNRIQEKQNKLQQLRESVEIHKSSAQTAVDDCERIFTDLIRFIKRRRSKVTQMIRDREKTEESRAEGLLKKLEQEIEDLKRRNAELEQLSNADDHIYFLQSLQSLVIPAESTDSTTVSSLPSYDEVGKSVSALRKKFEDFCKEQMKTISASVRCRKQILPTTNPKTREDYLKYFHQFTLDSESVHNNLSLSDENRVAAFTATMHPYPGHLDRFDTWPQVLCRESVCGRCYWEVEWSGNQGVAIAVSYKSISRKGRGTECKFGYNDQSWRLFCSASGYIFSHNNKKRELPLVSKIGVYVDQRAGVLSFFSISDTKMSLIHRVQTTFTQPLYPGFGLNRNSSVKLSSMI